The Candidatus Binatus sp. genomic interval CGATTATCGGGCGCTGAATCTCGTTGAGATTTTAGCTGCTATTCGAAAGGCAAACCGCCAGGTGATCGTTGCTGTTGAAGATCCTGCGTTAGCGGACCTCGTTTGTCGACGACTCCGCAGCTCAAGCGGCGATATAGGCCGTCGATTTGACTTACAATTGTCGAAGGGCGGCACCGCCGAGATCGTGACTCAACAAGACGTCTATCCAATGCCCCACGAGGTCCTACGGGCAGCCAAGATTTCCTAGGTAAAGCCATTTTCCTGCGTCCTAACTAGGTCCCGTCGATTATCGAATCAAACACCGGCCGGCCAATCTCTAGCAGGCTGTTGATGAAAGGGCAGAATCACGAGCTGGGCTTGGTCTGATGACGGTGGGAAGTGAGGATTGAGGTCGCGAGCCGGGTAGTTACCGGGTTGGCCATGGCAGGTGCGGCTCGCTGGCAACTCGATTCATCCGCTGGGACAGAGCTTTGCGATTCGCAGCAGGTTGTAGGCGGCGCCGACCAGGTAGGCGGCGAAGCTGGTCCGCGCCACGCCCCGATAGCGGGTGCGGCGGAAGTTGCCGACCGTCTTGATCCAGCCGAAGATCTCCTCGACCCGCTTGCGCACTCGTTGGCTGAGCGCGTAGCCCGGCCAACTGGTGGTGCGATGGTCGAGCGCCGAGCCACCCGGCCGCCGCTCATTGCGCGCCAGGTGTGGAGTGACATTGAGCGCGCGGCAGCTCGCCACGAACGCCGCAGTGTCGTAGCCCTTGTCGCCCGCCACCGTGATCCGGCGCGCGCCGCGAACCGCTTGCAGCATCGCCAGCCCCTGCTCGCATTCGGCCCGGCCGCTGGCCTGACCCACGCGCAGATCGATCATGATGCCGTTGCGATTCTCCATCAGCACGCTCTCGGTGTAACAGAGTTTGGCCTCTTTGCCGGCGCCCTTCTTCCTGACGCTCCGGGTCAGTTCGGCTGTCCGGCGCGCGCATCGCGCGCGTTCGTATTTTCGGCCTCAACGTCCCCGTCGTCTAGCTCGGCCTAGGACACATGCCTTTCACGTCGGTAACACGGGTTCAAATCCCGTCG includes:
- a CDS encoding transposase; amino-acid sequence: MTRSVRKKGAGKEAKLCYTESVLMENRNGIMIDLRVGQASGRAECEQGLAMLQAVRGARRITVAGDKGYDTAAFVASCRALNVTPHLARNERRPGGSALDHRTTSWPGYALSQRVRKRVEEIFGWIKTVGNFRRTRYRGVARTSFAAYLVGAAYNLLRIAKLCPSG